A segment of the Leptospira barantonii genome:
CAAAAGGCAAAAGTATGAAACCAGAACCAACTCAGCTTCAAAAACCGGATCTTACGATTCATAGAATTTTCGAAACTCTCAGCGTGATCGCTTTCGTTTTTTTATCCGTCTATTTGGGCTTTCGGCTTTTTCAAATCCTTGAGAACGATTCCGTTTCGAATTCGTATCTGACCTGGGCGATTCCTTCGGTCGTTTTGTTGTCCTGGCTCGGTGCGGATTTTATATCGGGTTTGGTTCATTTTTTGGGGGACAGCGTCGGTTCCGAAACGACTCCGATTTTCGGTCCGGCTTTTATCTTCCCGTTTCGAGATCATCACGTCGATCCCAAGGGAATCACGAGACACGATTTTATAGAAACGAACGGAAACAATTGTCTGGTTTCCCTTCCTATATTAGTATATTATGTTTTCTTTTGGGAATCGTCCGGCGTGATCAGTTCTCTGATCGCTTTGTTTTGGTTCTTTCTTTTGTGGGGAATTTTTGCGACGAATCAGATTCACAAATGGGCGCATCAGGATTCTCCGAACGTTTTTGTGAAAACATTACAAAAATATAAACTGATTTTGGGTCCAGTTCACCACAAGGTTCACCACACCCCGCCTCACGACACGTATTTCTGCATCACGACCGGTTGGTTGAATCCGATTTTGAAAAGTTTGAAGTTTTACGACGCGCTTCGTTGGATTCTTCGGATTCCGCCCGCGATCAAAACGGAAACGATAACCGAACCGTAACGGGAACGCAGGCCAGAAGGAAATAACCTTCTCCGAAAATTCTATAGACTTGATTTTTCTGAAAAGAATTTTCGAAAAGAAGAATCTGAGTCGGAATCCAATAACCCAAACTCAGAAATAAAAATTCGGGAAGAATCGATCCTTGGTTTTTCCCGATCCAAAAAAGATTCAAACCCATGCCGATTGCGGCTAACGTAAATACGGATTTTTTCAACGTGTTCGGCGAGATCCGTTTTAGAATGGATTCCGCGTTTTCCTTTCGGTCGATTTCCCTTTCCATATAAGAATTCACGAACGAGTTGCACAACGCCGCGATAAAAAACAACGAACAGGGAATCCAGGTTTCCGAGAACGTATTCTCGGTTAAAAGGATCGGTCCGAACCAAACCCCCGCCGTATAAAGAACCGCGACCGAACATTCCTTCCAAAAAAAGGAAACTTGCAAATACGCAAATACCACGTGCAGAAATACGAAACTTCCTATGATCAAAGCGACGGTCCAAACCCATTCTCGAAGAAACAGAATTCCACAAACGAAACAAACGATCGCCGTGAGCAAGGTCGCAATACTTAAGAAAATTCTGTTTTTATAATGGAACGTATGGCGTTGATTTTCGCTTTTTTCGCGCAGTTTCCAGCCGTCCACGAGATGGTCCGCGCTGTAGATCACCCAAACGGCGGCGGGTAACAAAAACCAAAATGCGGTTCTCATTTTGGTATGGAGAATGGAGGAAGCAAACCAAGCCGAGGCTACGGAGCCGCACACTATGTCCACGCTCAATACATTCCAATAGTAGAATATTCTTTTGAAGAATGCGCGGATCATTTTTTCTGAAGACGGAGTTCGATTCCTTCCTTTTGAAAACGGGAATGAAGCAGTTTGATGAATTCGTGTTTGATCGGGAACTGATCCGTGAACTCGAGCGAAGGAAGAACGACCTTAAAGTCGATCGAATTCTCCCCAAACTTTTGATAAGCGAAGGAGACTTCCTGAGAAGACGGCGTCTTGTAGAATTTTCCGAGAACTTCCTTTCCGATTTCGATCGAAAGGGATTCCACCTTTTCCAAATCGGATTGATAAGCGACTCCGACTTCTATCTGAATCGAAAATTCTTTCGTGGGTAGATCGAAGTTAGTAAAAACCGAGGAAGCCATCACCGAGTTTGGAACCACGATCGTGCTGTTGTTGAATCTTCGGATCGTAGTACTTCTCCAAGTGATGTCTTGCACGTAACCTTCCAGATTCTCCCCTTGAAGCCGAACGTAATCGCCTTTTTTGAGTTGTTTGCCGAGCAGAATACTTAGGCCCGAGAATAAATTCGAAAGAGTGGGTTGCAATCCCAATGCGACCGCAAGACCTCCGACTCCGAGAGCTCCTAAGATCGGCGCGATCGAAATTCCGAGCGATTGTAAAACCAAAAGGACGCCAATGGCGAATAACGTGATTCGGATTACGTTGCTGATGATGGACGCGGAAGAGAGCAAACCTTCCGTTTTTTCGGAATACGTTTCGAACACGGCGGAAAAAAGATGAACGAGCGCGAACGTCAAAAGGATGATCGAAAGAATTCTGAATCCTAAAAAGAGGGATTCTCCGGAAACGGAAATCGGTTTTAAGAATTGAAGAAACAAAAAGGACGCGAGCAGAAAGAACAATAAGCGGATGATTCTTCTTCCCGCTTTATAAAGAGGATGTGAACTCGGAATTTTATTCTGAAACAAAACGCCGGACAATCGTGGAACGATTCTATCCCCCAATATATAACCGAAAAATAATACGAATAGAAAAATTCCCGTCGCCGTTCCGAGCTCCGTTAGAAATTCCTTCGAGAACCAGGTCTGCGGAAAGTTCCAATCCATGAAACATAGTTTTCAGTCGAATCCCAATCGTGCAAGGCCAAATCGTTTTCGTTTCACTTCGCGTAACATTCGAAAAATAAAATCGAACTATTAAACGAGGTGAAAATGAAAAAGTTTTTTTCGGTTCTCGTTCTCTTTACGGTTCTTTCCCTAAACGCTTCCGAAATCAATAAAACGTTATGGAAGAATCTTGCGATCGACGGTTATGATCCGGTGGCGTATTTCACTTTGGGAAGACCGGTTGAGGGTAAAACGGAATTTTCATTTCGTTGGAAGGACGCGGATTGGAGATTTTCCTCCGCTGAAAATCTAAAACTCTTTCGTGAACATCCGGAACAATACGCCCCTCAGTTCGGCGGTTATTGCGCTTACGGAATCGCGATGGGTGAAAAGGTAAACATCGATCCGAATCAATGGAAGATCGTGGACGGAAAGTTGTATCTCAACTACGATCACGACGTCCAAGTTCTTTGGGAAAAGGACACTTCCGGTTGGATTCGAAAAGCTCGGGAAAAATGGGACGCGATTAAACTAAAATAAAAAACGGAACCGGAGTTCTTCTTTGTCCTATTTGTGTCCGTTTTCGTTCAAATCGTTCCCGTAAAACTATGTCTTCTGTTTAAATTTTCGATTTTAGGATGACAGGATAAAAAACATCTTCATTCTACTCCAGAATTAAGGAGAACAGGGAACGGATGTCCAGCCTGCTTGATTTATTTAAAAGGAAGAACGACAAATCGATTCGTTGGGAAGAATTGCCGAATCTGCATTCCGATTCGGAAGACCCCGATTTATTAATCCGAAGTTTGATTTCGGAAAAACTTTCGCTCGGAATTCGCGAAGTCGTTTTTTGCCTTCCCGGAAAAGAGGCGGAGTCCCTCAAAAAATCCAATGATTTTTTAAAACTCGTGCGGGATCTGAAACAAGGCGGTTTTACGATCTCTTCCGCGGACAGCGATAAGATTCTTTCCGGTACGGGAGAATCCTCCGAAAAGTTTTTTCAATTTTTGAGGAATCGTTCGCACAATAGTTCGTGTCTTGTTTGGACTCGTCACGGGGTCGCGTCCGAAATCGAATCACAATATCATGATTTTCTAAAGCACCCTCATCCGATTCACGGACATGAATTCGAGCCGTTTCGTCCTTCAAGGTTTACGATCCGCGTAAAACTTCTCTCCATCGTTTCCGCGATCATCATGATCAGCATGAGTTTGATGATTACGATGGCCACGTATTTTTTTAGAATGTACAGCGAGATTCTCATCCAGGAATACAATCTTTCTTTGGCGAGAATGACCGGTCTTCAACTGAGCGGACAATTGAAGGAAACAACGCGTAAGATTCAGGACTTCCGCCCGGCAGAATCCGAAAAATTCTTTCGAGCCAACTCGAACGCGGTCGCCTACGTACGTTTTCGTTCGAAACCCGGAGACTCGGTTCGTGAAATCAGTTCCTTGTTTTGGAATTTGAAGTTTCTAAAAAACAATTCCGTTTCGGGTGTTCCCGATCCTGAAACTCTGAAAGCCGCTCTTGAAAAAGCGTCTTCTCGTTTATCCGGTGCATTAGAAGTATTGAATGTTTCTTCCGAGTTCGGTTTTCCGGCCGTTGCGGTTTTGCTTCCGGTCGAAAACGGAACCGAAATTTCGGGTTTGGTTTTTTCCGCCACGGAATTTTTGGATTCCTTTCTTGCGGTAAGACAAACCGACTTCTTTCAGATGTCCGTGGTCGATTCTTCCGGAAATCTGATCGCACATTCCAACGATAAGGAGGCGATTTCGGGTAAGGATTATAAAAAACATCCGCTTGTGGAGAATATGCTCCGTAGCCCTTCCGATAACGGATCACAACGTTTCGATTTCGAAGGCAGAGAAGTGTTGGGTTCCTATCAACAATTGGAAGTGGGGGGCCTGGGAATCATTTCCACGTTAGACGCCGATCTCGCCTTCGAAGCCGTTTACAAAATCAGAAGACAGAATCTTCTCATCATGATCTCGGTGTTGTCCGTCGCTTTTTTCGTCGTGTTCGTGTTTTCCAGAACTCTTACGATTCCGATCATTCAACTTCTTTCCGCTACGAGAAAGGTCGAACAGGGAAATTATCACGTAGATATACGAGCGACCACACACGACGAGGTCGGGGTTCTCACCAATTCGTTCTTAAGAATGGCCAGAGGACTTGAAGAAAGGGAAAAAATCAAAAGCACTTTCGGTAAGTTCGTAAACAAGGAGATCGCCGAACGCGCGTTATCTTCCGATCTCAAACTGGGCGGAGAAAACCGGGAAGTCACGGTATTCTTTTCCGATTTGAGAAACTTCACCGGGATGTCCGAGAAAATGAAACCGGAAGAGGTGGTCGAATTTTTAAATCAATACTTCACCGAAATGGTGGAATGTATTCATCTTACGCAAGGAATCGTGGATAAGTTTATCGGAGACGCGGTTATGGCGCATTGGGGCGCGCTCGTCTACGACGGAAACGAACCGAAAAACGCGATCAACGCCGCCCTGTTAATGCGAAGAGCCTTGATCGAGTTCAACCGAAAGGGACACGAAATCGGAAGACCGTTTACCCGTTTCGGTTGCGGAATCAACTCGGGTCCCGTGATCGTGGGGCAGATCGGTTCCGAAAAAAAATTGGAATTCACCGTGATCGGCGACACGGTCAATCTCGCTTCCAGAATCGAATACTTAAACAAAGAATTCGGAACGGACATTCTGATTTCCGAAACTACTTATCAACAAGGAAAGGATCATTTTAACTTCGTGGAACTTCCTCCCGTTTGGATTCGGGGAAAGGAAAAGCCGCAGTCCATCTACGCGGTGTTAGGTTGGAAAGACGATCAGGATTGTCCTAAGTCCTTGGAAGAATTGCGCGTGTTGTGCGGAATTCCGGATCCCGAATCGCCTTCTCGGTCCTTGGCATGAATCTATATTCTGAATTTCGAAAGGAAATTCATGTGGGAGCCTTATCTCTCCTCGCACTCACGGCTTCTCTTTTTCTTTTTTGGAGAGAAGGCGCCGCGGATTTCGGAGAGGGGAGAAAAGAAACCGTAGGAAACATCACGTTCAAATACAAAACCGCGCAGAGAAAATTCTCGGATAGAATGATCTGGCAGGACGTGGAACAGAACTTTCCGATCTTCAATCACGACTCGGTGAGAACGGACGAACTTTCGGAAGCCGTGGTCACACTAACTTCGGGAACCAAGTTCGAATTGGATCCGAGATCCATGATCGTAATCAATCTTAAGGAAGAAGAGGAACTCATCGAATTGGAAGAGGGTTCCGTGCGGGTTCAATCGGGCAAGTCCGTAAGTTTGATTTCCGCTAAGAATACTCTGAAGTCCTCCAACGAACCGAGCCTGTTTCGTATAACGCGTGAGTCCACCGGAGAAAATCTTGTCGAACTCGCCAAAGGAAAACTAAAATGGATGGGCTCCGACCAATCGGGCGGAGAAATACAGGAAGGCCAAAAGGCGAAAATCACGGACTACGTTTCGATTCCCGTTAAGGAAGAATGGAAACTGATCGAACCGGAAGACAATCACAGGATTTTTCCGGAAACCGGAGAAGCGAAGATCGGATTCAGATGGAAATCGGATCCGAATTCTCAAGTCGGATTATTGGAAATTTCGTTAAACCGAAGTTTTAATCCGATCATTCTCAAAAAAGAATTTAAGGGAGAATTTTCGGACGCGAATCTTCCCGAAGGGATCTACTACTGGAGACTCGTTTCCATCGATAAGAAAAAGATCTCCGATGTTCGCAAGTTTAGAATTCTTCCCAATCCTCCGGTCACATTACTCTTTCCTTTGAAGAATACGAGCTTGGAAGGAACTTCTTTACAATCCTTTCGTTGGAAACCTTCCCGATTGGCGACCGGTTATATTCTTGAAATTTCCGAATCGGCCGATTTTAAATCGGGTTTAAGACAACTTACGGTTTTTAAAACTTCGATATCGCTTCCTTTGTCCGGCGGAAAATATCATTGGAGAGTGAAGTCGTTCTCCAATTTACCCGGAACTGAATCCGTTTCCGAGGCCCGATCCTTTCAGGTGGAAAAAACGGAGATCGCACAAACGAACGTCGAGCCGGAAAATTCTTCCCTTGCTAATGCGACATCGCCGAAAGCGGAGGAAAACGTTCCGGCCTCCAACGTTGCGGCAAACGGCGGGGCTAATACGACTTCCGTTAATACGAACGGTATAAAAAACGAAAAGGAAAATTCTTCAATTCCCACCCTCGTGTTTCCGATCAAAGGAAGAACCGTGGATATGACGGGACAGAATTCGATCGTGTTCCGATGGAAACACAGTGCGAACTCCAAGAACGAAAAATGGAGTCTAAATCTTTACGGGGCCGGAGGGGAATCCATTCTCAAACGGTCCGTTAACGGAGAATCTTTTCGGCTTACCGATCTGAGCGTGTTGGACGTGGGAAAATTCTCCTGGACATTGGTCCAAGAAGGGAACGAAACAAATCAAACCAAAGCGGATTTTAAAATCGTATTGAGAGAAGACTTGGCCGCGCCAGAAACGAAAACGAGCGGCAAAAAAGGGGAATAGACGATTGAAATCTTTAGCGGGAAAAATTCTACTTCTGCTTTGCTTGTTTATTAGCTATTCTGCATATTCGGAAGATAAAAAATACACCTTTTACATAGAATGGAACGAGGTGAAGGGAAACAACGGATATAAGGTGGAAGTTCGCAAAACGTCGACTCCCGAAACTCTTTTCGCGGAGGAAAAGGTGGTCACGAACAGCTTGGAATTCCTGATTCCTGCGGGAGAATACGAGTTTAGAATTTCGGCTCTCAATCGTTTCGGAAAACCTTCTTCGTGGAGCCAATGGTCTTCGTTTCTTGTGGAACACGATCGACCCAAAAGCGTTTATGAAGCGGAGAAAAAACAGGCGGTGACCGGAGTTTCCACTTGGAAAGTCTGGGTTCCGGGTTTGCTTCCGATCGAAAGAAAGGAATACAAAAAAGCTTCTTTGATTTTTTTATGGTTCGGTGCGCTCGCGGTTGCGGGTAACGCGGAAAGAATGGCGGGGAATTCGCTTTCTCAATCCTCCTCGAACGATCCCGCGTTTTTAACGTTAGCCGCCTTGACGACTCCTCTTCCCGTATCCTTTTATCTGATTCATCAAAGGGACGAGGATAAAAAAGAATACAAAAACCATCAAAATAATCAAGTGGGAATAGGCGTCTTAGCCCTTTTGAGTTACGGCTTGAACGTGTGGTTGGAAAAACGTTCTTTTCAATCCACCACCGTTTTGATAGAATCAAAATCGGAAGGACTATCCAGATGGAATCAGCCGAACATACAACCGAATTCTTTTCTTTCCCTGGGAAGAATCGAACTCAGTTTTCGAAAGGAGTTCGAGTGATTCGAAATAATATTCTGAAATTCGTATATTCTATTTTTCTACTTTTATTTTTCGGGACCGGGTGTTCGGTTCCGTTTCCCGGCGATACTTCCGGCGTTTTGCTTCTCGCCCTTTTGAATTCGAATGCAAGCAATGGCGGCGGTGGGACGACCGATCCGGTTCTTTCATATAAGTTTCTTTTTGTGACGAACGGGACCACATCCGGGCAATTGGGAGGAGGAACTCGAACCGGTGGAGATAGTATTTGCGCGAACGAAAAGAACAACAATTTTGCTTCTTTACCGGGAACTGGAACCGATTATAAGGCTTTGATCGTAACGAACGTCGGGCCGACACGCATTGCCTGCACGACGGCTTATTGTACGAACCCGGCTGAAAATTCCAATTGGGTTCTTTCGCCGAATCAAGCCTATTATAAAGGCACCACCGCATCTCCCGTAAAAGTGTTTACTACGAACTCGGCGGGGATTGTCGTTTTCCCCACACCCGGACTATTGACCAATATAGACCCCAGCGCCGGTGTGTTATGGTGGACCGGCTTGAGCACCGATTGGACGGTCAGTACGACTGAGATTTGCAACAATTGGTCGGATGGAACAGGTGGATCGAATGGAGCTTATGGCATGGGGAATGCGACGAATGACACTTCCATTTCCTTTTTCTCCGAAGCGTGCAACCTTTCGAAGCGGCTCGTTTGTGTTCGGCAATGACTTCGTTTTAATAAATGCTTTGATACGCGCTCTTATATCGGATCTTTCGAAATCGTTTTCGCAATTCGATAGAGTTCGTTTTCGTTCGGGCCGTATAAATTCCACTGAATCACATCCGCTCCTAGAAAACGTTTCCATCTCCAGTCCAAATCGGATGTCGATCTCCGAGGCGCGTGATTTTCTATGTTTGCTAATCCGGCTTCGTCTAACGTGTTTTTTTCGGTGATCGAAAACCACCAAAGAAGAATCGGTTTTGCACCGGACGGACTTTTGAGTTGTCCTCGGCTGATCCCGTTGTCGGCGCCTTGTTCCGTAAACGAGAATCCCACAGCTTCGAAGCAGATTCTCGGGTCGTGACCGGTGCCGACCGCGAACAATTCCCTTTTTAAAATCAGATAATTCTCACCCGAAACATACACCGCGATCCGAGGATCTTTTAAGGTGGAATCCGCATCCAATTGAAACGTATTGATCTGCGCCGGCCAAGAATGGGTTTTGATCGGAATCAATCGGTTTGAAAACAAGAAGCCGATCGTCAACAAAGGAAGAATCAGCCAAAGAATTTTCGAAGGAGAACGCAAAACTACATTCGAAAAATTGAATTCTTTTTGATCTCGATTCGGAAAAATCAAAGAAAGAATTGCGAGAGGGACAACAACTCCGCAGACAAAAAGAATCACTCCGATGAATTCGTGTCTCCAAGTTCCCGCGGGAATCTGAAACAAAACTAAAAAACAAATTCGGCAAAGATTGGAAAAAAACCAAAGAGGAAGAAGCGCAAACCCGATCACGGTTGCACCGCTCCGATCGGATCGAAGCGCAAACGCGGCTCCGATGAGAATCGATGCGAGCCCCATCTTCATTCCTTCACAAACACGATCCACCAGGAACCATTCTCCGTGAAATAGGATTTGATTGCCGACCGCGATCGAACCCTTGTCCACAAGTTGAATGAATTGAACGGCGATTTCAGTCACGATCAAACGAAGTTTGTAACCCACGAACAAAGAACCGAAACCGGTGATCGGCGGAATGGCAAAGATCAAAAACGGAGCGGGCCATGCGAATCGAATTCCTCCGAGATGAATCACGGAAATGATATTCCAAAAAGAGCCGATCCATACAAGACTGAGTCTTTGGAATGCGATTCCGAAAATCACGAATAGAGTTCCCGGCAAAAAAGTAAGAATCGTTTTTTTAAAATTGGAAATCGTTTCCGGTTCCGTTCGAGATCGTATAAAAAGAGGAAGAAACAAAACCGGATACAATTCAAAAACGGAACGCGCGCTCAAAAGATCCTGTCCGACTCTGATCATCGGAATCAGACAGACGATCGAAAGAAATCCGATCGAAAAAAGCGCGCGACTCCTTGTGTTCGCATCCGAAGTAGTAAGAGTCGTCGTCATGGTCTTTGATTGTTAAGCGAATTGCCTTCTTGTTTTCCAATAGAAGAGCGCGCCGAAAAGGATACAAACGATCAACAACCATTCTTCCGGTTCGGGAACGGAACCAGGAGCTTCCAACTTACTTTGACCGAGTGCGGATGAGTTCGCGTTGATTCCAAAACGTTTGTAGTCGTGTTCCGTTTCCAAAACGATCAACGTAGAAACGGGAGAAACCACCATCGCGTCCTTTGCCAAATCCACAAGGTCCGCGTTATCCAAATCACGATCGAAAAAACGTTTTCCCAGTTGTTTCATGATCTTTCTTTGAATCGACATTCGGATCAAAAGATCGGAACCGGGTCGCGGGTCCTCGGCCTTGTTAGATCGTTGTAATGTGAGTTCGGAATAGGGAAGCGCGATTTCGTTTTCGTCGTCCACGGGAACGTTGATACTTTTGTTTTTTAGAATATTATAAAGTTCTTCTTCGTTTTCCGCAACGGAAACCATCTGGTTCAGATCGATCAGGCTCGCCACGTATTCGGAATGTTTTCCGTTTAGAACTGCGATCTTTACGGGTTCCGATCTTTTTGCGGAGGCGAGTTGAATTCCCTCAAAACGATTCGAGTTTCTGAGTTCTCCTAATGGAATCGATTGAGTTTCACCGGCGGTGATCCAAAGAGGATTTTTCCCCGAAACCCTGGAAGTCAAAAGTTCCTCCAAGTGCAAAGGAAAAAGATTGAACGATGGAATTTCACATTCGTCCAGATAACGAATCGCCTTTTCGACGTCCGTCGCCTGAAACCATTCGTTCGTAAGGATCGTAACCGGAATTCCGAAAGAATAAATCTTACGAACCGCGTTCTTCCATTCCGATCTTGAAAGCGCGGAATTTAATGCGACAACGATCCTGTCCGGCTCGAACCGGGACGTATGTTTTTTTAGAGGAGACACGTTATACGTCATACCCGCGGCCGAGATCGTTCCCGAAGGAACCGTGGACGGAAAGGAAAAGGACCAACCTCTAAAACCGCTACTTCCGGTCCATTGACGAACTTGGGAATCGGAAACGATCTTTTCTTTGAGGGAAATCCCGGAGGAATCCAACTCGATCGGAGCCTTTGAAAACAAATCCACGTTCACCGTTTGATCTGCAAAATCGGAAATAGGTCCTTCGAAACGAATTCTTTCGTAGACGAGTTTGTTTTTGTCCGCCTTGAGCGGGGAGACGATACCGATTCTCACCATTCTATAGTTTCCGGGATCGACCGGAAAAATTTTTAGACGAAGTCGATTGCCGTCCAACCATTCCACGTAAGAAGGATCCCTCCGTTCCGTTCCCACGATCGTCCGATACGCGTTATGCGCCTTTGAACGAAATGTAAGTCTTGCCGGTCTTTCTTCGCCGTCGATCCAAAGAGAAAGTTTCGTGCAGATACTTCCCTCGGGAACCGTGATCGTATAGATCGCTTCTTCCGGAGAGGCAAACGCCGAACCGAAACCGATCCAAGGTCGATTCGAGGAAGAATTTTCGTTATAAACGGAGAGGGTGGTTTCCGTATAAGACACTCTAAGTTCCGGATGAATCTGCACGTGTGAATTTATATCCGTCGTAATCAAAGAGTTCCCTCTCCACAATCGTTCCAAATGAGCGTGCGATTTTCCGAAAAGAAGATGTAACATTTTTCCCGCGTCCTCTCCCGAAATTCTTTCGGATCGAGTTCTAAACATAGAAACGAATCCCTGCGACGCGAAATACGCAAGCGGATCGAACTGAGTCTGAGCGGCGAACAAACCGAGTTGAGATCCCCGATCGGGTTGAAGAACCATTTCCGTAACGTGATTCACTCTCAGACGGGAAGCCTTTTGAACCCAATCCGGTAAGTCCGCATCGATTCGGTTGTTTCCTTGGATCGTTTCCGGTTTGGAAAGAATATGTTCCGCGTGGTTCCACTGAACGAAATAATATGCAGAATAACTAATGAATAAAATCGCGGTTCCAAAAATCAAACCCGTTGAAATTTTTTTGAGCTTATCGTCCAGGGAAGAATGGATCTTAAAAATCGCCTGACCGAACGCGGTGATCGCAAACAAAGGACCGTAGGGAAGAAACCCCAAACCCGCCATCCATACCAGAGCCCAACTGAAAATCATCAAAGGCGCCAAAACCAAAGCGAACGACGTGGAAACGAACACTCCCAAAATCAGAATCGGTTGGAAGAAAGGCAACACGATCGAAGGAATTTTATCCATAAAAAAGGATAACGCGAGAATCGAAAACGAAATCCAAAGAACCCAAACCGTTCTTTCCGTAAACGGAGGAAACACTTCGTGGTTGAGAACGTAAGAATTCGTGGAAAAACAAATCGCGGAAATGATCAGAGTGAATATTAGAAAAGGTTTATAGTTCGGAAACAGGGAATAGATCAACAAAGAGAACAAAAATAAGAATAGGATCGCGAGCCCGCCAAAAAAAACGAAAACCATAAACTCGGACGAACCCGCTTGTCTTATGCCGAGTTCCAAGATTGCGTAGGCTACGATGCCCAGCGCGGCGATTGCTCCGATCAAGGAAAGAAACCAAATCCAAGCGGGCGCGACGAATGTGAAAAGATTCACGTTCCTCAAAAAGTAGTTTTGAATCTTGTTTTGTGGGCTCATAGTTCTTTCATTCTTCCTTTGTTGGAGATATCAGGAATGTATCCTAAAAATCCGAGCTCGTCTTCCTCTTGAGTGTTTTCAACAAAGCACTCAGGTGCTTGACCTTCGGAGTTCGTATATAAGAGATACGCCTTGTGTTTGCGAACGAGGTCAGGTTTTCTTGCCTTTATCGAAAAAGAAAAGAATAAAAAGAACGCCGCTTGGAACGAAATCCAAACGGCGCGGAACGATCGACGGGAATCGCCGATCCATGCATTCGTTTTTGTATATCGTTTAAGCGAAAATTATCGGATCACTTTTGCGATTTTGCTTTCGCGAATCAAACGA
Coding sequences within it:
- a CDS encoding fatty acid desaturase CarF family protein; amino-acid sequence: MKPEPTQLQKPDLTIHRIFETLSVIAFVFLSVYLGFRLFQILENDSVSNSYLTWAIPSVVLLSWLGADFISGLVHFLGDSVGSETTPIFGPAFIFPFRDHHVDPKGITRHDFIETNGNNCLVSLPILVYYVFFWESSGVISSLIALFWFFLLWGIFATNQIHKWAHQDSPNVFVKTLQKYKLILGPVHHKVHHTPPHDTYFCITTGWLNPILKSLKFYDALRWILRIPPAIKTETITEP
- a CDS encoding LA_0991 family prenyltransferase-like protein, which encodes MIRAFFKRIFYYWNVLSVDIVCGSVASAWFASSILHTKMRTAFWFLLPAAVWVIYSADHLVDGWKLREKSENQRHTFHYKNRIFLSIATLLTAIVCFVCGILFLREWVWTVALIIGSFVFLHVVFAYLQVSFFWKECSVAVLYTAGVWFGPILLTENTFSETWIPCSLFFIAALCNSFVNSYMEREIDRKENAESILKRISPNTLKKSVFTLAAIGMGLNLFWIGKNQGSILPEFLFLSLGYWIPTQILLFENSFQKNQVYRIFGEGYFLLACVPVTVRLSFPF
- a CDS encoding mechanosensitive ion channel family protein; its protein translation is MDWNFPQTWFSKEFLTELGTATGIFLFVLFFGYILGDRIVPRLSGVLFQNKIPSSHPLYKAGRRIIRLLFFLLASFLFLQFLKPISVSGESLFLGFRILSIILLTFALVHLFSAVFETYSEKTEGLLSSASIISNVIRITLFAIGVLLVLQSLGISIAPILGALGVGGLAVALGLQPTLSNLFSGLSILLGKQLKKGDYVRLQGENLEGYVQDITWRSTTIRRFNNSTIVVPNSVMASSVFTNFDLPTKEFSIQIEVGVAYQSDLEKVESLSIEIGKEVLGKFYKTPSSQEVSFAYQKFGENSIDFKVVLPSLEFTDQFPIKHEFIKLLHSRFQKEGIELRLQKK
- a CDS encoding YHS domain-containing (seleno)protein, which codes for MKKFFSVLVLFTVLSLNASEINKTLWKNLAIDGYDPVAYFTLGRPVEGKTEFSFRWKDADWRFSSAENLKLFREHPEQYAPQFGGYCAYGIAMGEKVNIDPNQWKIVDGKLYLNYDHDVQVLWEKDTSGWIRKAREKWDAIKLK
- a CDS encoding adenylate/guanylate cyclase domain-containing protein, which produces MSSLLDLFKRKNDKSIRWEELPNLHSDSEDPDLLIRSLISEKLSLGIREVVFCLPGKEAESLKKSNDFLKLVRDLKQGGFTISSADSDKILSGTGESSEKFFQFLRNRSHNSSCLVWTRHGVASEIESQYHDFLKHPHPIHGHEFEPFRPSRFTIRVKLLSIVSAIIMISMSLMITMATYFFRMYSEILIQEYNLSLARMTGLQLSGQLKETTRKIQDFRPAESEKFFRANSNAVAYVRFRSKPGDSVREISSLFWNLKFLKNNSVSGVPDPETLKAALEKASSRLSGALEVLNVSSEFGFPAVAVLLPVENGTEISGLVFSATEFLDSFLAVRQTDFFQMSVVDSSGNLIAHSNDKEAISGKDYKKHPLVENMLRSPSDNGSQRFDFEGREVLGSYQQLEVGGLGIISTLDADLAFEAVYKIRRQNLLIMISVLSVAFFVVFVFSRTLTIPIIQLLSATRKVEQGNYHVDIRATTHDEVGVLTNSFLRMARGLEEREKIKSTFGKFVNKEIAERALSSDLKLGGENREVTVFFSDLRNFTGMSEKMKPEEVVEFLNQYFTEMVECIHLTQGIVDKFIGDAVMAHWGALVYDGNEPKNAINAALLMRRALIEFNRKGHEIGRPFTRFGCGINSGPVIVGQIGSEKKLEFTVIGDTVNLASRIEYLNKEFGTDILISETTYQQGKDHFNFVELPPVWIRGKEKPQSIYAVLGWKDDQDCPKSLEELRVLCGIPDPESPSRSLA
- a CDS encoding fibronectin type III domain-containing protein — protein: MKSLAGKILLLLCLFISYSAYSEDKKYTFYIEWNEVKGNNGYKVEVRKTSTPETLFAEEKVVTNSLEFLIPAGEYEFRISALNRFGKPSSWSQWSSFLVEHDRPKSVYEAEKKQAVTGVSTWKVWVPGLLPIERKEYKKASLIFLWFGALAVAGNAERMAGNSLSQSSSNDPAFLTLAALTTPLPVSFYLIHQRDEDKKEYKNHQNNQVGIGVLALLSYGLNVWLEKRSFQSTTVLIESKSEGLSRWNQPNIQPNSFLSLGRIELSFRKEFE
- a CDS encoding DUF1554 domain-containing protein produces the protein MIRNNILKFVYSIFLLLFFGTGCSVPFPGDTSGVLLLALLNSNASNGGGGTTDPVLSYKFLFVTNGTTSGQLGGGTRTGGDSICANEKNNNFASLPGTGTDYKALIVTNVGPTRIACTTAYCTNPAENSNWVLSPNQAYYKGTTASPVKVFTTNSAGIVVFPTPGLLTNIDPSAGVLWWTGLSTDWTVSTTEICNNWSDGTGGSNGAYGMGNATNDTSISFFSEACNLSKRLVCVRQ